One Littorina saxatilis isolate snail1 linkage group LG1, US_GU_Lsax_2.0, whole genome shotgun sequence genomic window carries:
- the LOC138951672 gene encoding tripartite motif-containing protein 2-like: MASGGYDREVDTRVTCSVCLEPYRGRFPKLLPCFHTFCLPCLTELALAAPNNRKPGIGDGATSGGNIACPTCRSLIPLPAGGVAAFQTNFYLFERDNETEPQPMRTGATCDICDSAQLAKYFCQKCQQKYCSRCQRCHDKFCSTGVPLAQRSNQQPQRAENTAVSEELQRKLNDLAQNLVVLQTANTLLTQNVTLLHDTQKKLSTEMTTQNDNHKKEIQSMQKDMSALRNENATLSHDIMSLQKENNKLQQNMSAIQAESTKNASVVQSLTSQTESQKQEIQSEQKEISSLKDEGTKLRQEISSLQKENSKLRQDLAVFQAELSQRHRTPALDGQAQKDLLQLKGDNKRLVADVKSLQTGQSRIGDQCEQVLTNYKQMEGNLKGLQAKVSSLENYVGKPAREEISSSDAAVPAATSDLQDLIWDLPSTIKGNTKVKKEMKSKEKRLPTFKNSESTKKEVTVGNGRTVGNGR, translated from the exons ATGGCGAGTGGTGGGTACGACAGGGAAGTGGATACAAGAGTGACATGCAGTGTTTGCCTCGAACCATACAGGGGACGATTTCCGAAACTTCTCCCTTGTTTTCACACATTTTGCTTGCCTTGCCTGACAGAGCTGGCTCTTGCTGCCCCCAATAACAGAAAG CCTGGAATAGGTGATGGGGCAACCAGTGGTGGGAATATTGCTTGTCCTACCTGCCGTTCTTTGATTCCACTTCCTGCAGGCGGTGTAGCTGCTTTTCAG ACAAATTTCTACCTGTTTGAGAGGGATAATGAGACTGAGCCACAGCCTATGCGAACTGGGGCTACCTGTGACATTTGTGACTCAGCACAGTTAGCAAAATACTTTTGTCAAAAATGTCAGCAGAAATATTGCAGTCGATGTCAGCGTTGCCATGACAAATTCTGCAGCACTGGAGTGCCACTTGCTCAGCGTAGCAATCAACAACCTCAGAGGGCAGAAAATACCGCAGTTTCTGAGGAGTTgcaaagaaaattgaatgactTGGCTCAGAACTTAGTTGTGTTGCAAACTGCCAACACTTTGCTGACTCAGAATGTGACATTACTTCATGATACGCAGAAAAAGTTGTCAACAGAAATGACAACACAGAACGACAACCACAAGAAGGAGATCCAATCCATGCAAAAGGATATGTCTGCTCTCAGGAATGAGAATGCTACACTCAGCCACGACATCATGTCACTGCAGAAGGAAAACAACAAACTGCAGCAAAACATGTCGGCAATCCAGGCAGAATCAACAAAAAATGCTTCAGTAGTGCAGTCTTTGACGTCCCAAACTGAGAGCCAGAAGCAAGAAATACAATCTGAGCAAAAGGAAATTTCATCTCTCAAAGATGAGGGTACCAAGTTGCGTCAAGAAATTTCATCGCTGCAAAAGGAAAACAGCAAACTGCGTCAAGATCTGGCAGTATTTCAAGCTGAATTGTCACAGAGGCACAGAACACCGGCATTGGATGGTCAGGCTCAGAAAGATCTCCTGCAGCTAAAGGGAGACAACAAGAGATTAGTGGCTGACGTCAAGTCTCTACAGACAGGGCAGTCAAGAATAGGAGACCAGTGCGAGCAGGTTCTCACAAACTACAAACAGATGGAAGGCAACCTGAAGGGGCTACAGGCAAAGGTGTCATCCTTAGAAAACTATGTCGGCAAACCAGCCAGGGAGGAGATATCAAGCAGTGATGCCGCTGTGCCTGCTGCCACCTCTGATCTTCAAGACCTAATATGGGACCTGCCCTCAACCATAAAGGGGAATACAAAAGTCAAGAAGGAAATGAAATCAAAGgaaaagagactgccaacgttcaaaAATTCTGAATCAACAAAGAaggaag TGACGGTCGGCAACGGTCGGACGGTCGGCAACGGTCGGTGA